TATATATCTACTATCATGGATATTCTCTACAATTTTATATCCATTTCTAAGATATAAATTAACAGCTCCCTTATTTTTAACAAATACATATAGAAATATATCCTTATTTTTATCTTTTGAAACTAAATCAATATATTTCAGAACTTCCGTCCCTATACCTCTTCCTTGAAATTCTTTAAAAATATATAAATCATCCAGTTCAAGCTTTTCTCCATCAGTGTGCAAATAAAAATATCCTACCTTAACACCTTTAATATAAATACACATATAACTTTCTATATTATTTTGTATCTTTTTCTTAATCCAAGTAAATATCTTTTGAAAATCAAGCTGGAAATTAGTTTCGTACTTTTCAATAAGATTTTTATTTAACTCAAATATTTTGTCTTTATCTTCCTCTGTAGCATTTTTAAAGGTTATTTCCATAGTCTCACCCCAATAGTCATAAAAATTTATGGTTACTGCATATTCTTTACAGTTGCACCACCATTACTTCTTCCTCCCACATTATCTCACCAGTTTTCTCAAATCCCATGCTTTCATATAGCTTCTTGGCAACTATATTTTCAGGTACAACACTTGTGTAAAATTTAATTTTGCCATACTTCTCCCTAATCAATTCTAGCAATTTAACTATAGCTGCTTTTCCATACCCCTTATGTTGAAATTTTTTATCAATCATTAATCTACTCATTTCAATTCTTTTTGTTTCTGGATCTAAATCGTACATTAAAAAACCAACCATAGCATCTCCATCATAAATACATAATGGATAAAGCTCTTCTTCAAACTTAGACTCCAATATAGAATACCAATTTGTAGCAACATATTCCTTCTGCTCACTTAATACTTCTAAGTCAATACATTCTTCCCAGTTCTCTCTATTTATTTCTTTAAAAATAATATTCATGCTCCCAGCCCCTATATTCTATAAATTAATATATTTTGTCTTTAATACATTTGCTAATTTTCTAAATAATATTTTTGAATCATATTAAGCGTAAAATAGTATAGTTTCCGTCTAAAATTTCCCTGCAGAAGTTTGACATTTTGTTTGTTCAAATAAAAATAATATAAATCTTCAATTACTTCCAAGTCCGCCCTATCTGAAAAGATAGTTTTAGAGAACAGAAAAATATCACTTTTCCTTATGCTTAACATGCCATTATGTATACATATACACCTAATGGCTTCCCAAGCATTTTTTATTTGAGTTATACCTCCCTTATCCAATTCGTAATTAGAAACCCTATCATTTAAATCCATAACAGATCTTTGTATTCTTTCCACGCGAATAGGAACAAAAGATTTAGGTTCAATTTTAGTATAAAACTCTGTTATGTCTTGTCCATATATTACCTTATGATTTTTAATGCTATCAAAAGCATATAGCCACAATTTTGGATATCCTCTTGGAATATTATTTAAATTCCATTCATTTAATCGCCTTTGCCCACAGTCTTTTACAGTATCAATATCTTGCCATTGAATATCGTAAATTAAAGGTTTTCTTGGATATCCTCTTTTGGGCAGTTTACTTTGAATATTTTTCACTACTTCTTCTATATGCTGCTTAACTTGTAAATCTACCTTT
The DNA window shown above is from Haloimpatiens massiliensis and carries:
- a CDS encoding GNAT family N-acetyltransferase → MEITFKNATEEDKDKIFELNKNLIEKYETNFQLDFQKIFTWIKKKIQNNIESYMCIYIKGVKVGYFYLHTDGEKLELDDLYIFKEFQGRGIGTEVLKYIDLVSKDKNKDIFLYVFVKNKGAVNLYLRNGYKIVENIHDSRYIMEKSTTIK
- a CDS encoding GNAT family N-acetyltransferase, with amino-acid sequence MNIIFKEINRENWEECIDLEVLSEQKEYVATNWYSILESKFEEELYPLCIYDGDAMVGFLMYDLDPETKRIEMSRLMIDKKFQHKGYGKAAIVKLLELIREKYGKIKFYTSVVPENIVAKKLYESMGFEKTGEIMWEEEVMVVQL